The Nymphaea colorata isolate Beijing-Zhang1983 chromosome 5, ASM883128v2, whole genome shotgun sequence DNA segment GCATAGCTAAACCTCTTATCATGGCATTCCAAGTAGCCACATCTCTTTGTGGCATCTTAATAAACACTCTCCACGAACTATCTACGTCTCCACATCTTGCATACATATCAACTAATGCAGTCCCCAAGTAAACATCCATAGGTATCCCATTTCTTTCGACATAGTTATGAACCCATTCACCTAAGCCCAATGCACCCAGCTGAGCACACGCTGAAAGCACACTCACCATAGTCATGGCATCTGGCTCGATGGCTTCTGATTGCATTCGTCGAAACAACTCTAATGCCCTACTGGGCTCTTGATTCTGTGTGAATCCGCCTATCATTGCATTATAACATACAGTATCCTTATCATGGATCCCACTAAACACACGGTAGGCATCATCGATCCTCCCAAATTTAGCATGAAGATTAACAATGGCAGTCAAAATTGACACTGAGTTAGCAAATTCTGATCTCGCAGCAAGATCTACTACCCAATTCACATTGTCTGAATTTGACATGTTGGACACAATTGACATAACTGTTAACATGGTAGCCACTCCTGGGCTGACGCTCGACCCCACCATCTGTGAAAACACCATCAAAGCATGCTCACCCTTTCCATTTTGTGCATATGCTGCAATCATGGCATTCCAAGACACCAAATTCCTTTCAGGCATTTGCTCAAACACCCGGCGTGCCTCCACCAAATCACCTGCCTTAGCATAACCACTCAACATGGTATTCCAAGAAGCAACATCTCTCTccggcatttcatcaaacaacttGCGTGCGCTCACCATATCTCCACTACTCACGAAACTTCCAATCAAAATATTCCACGAAATCGGATTAGGCTCTTCGATCCTGCAAAAAGCACACAAAGCGGAGTCCACATCCCCGCATTTCGCGTAAAAATCAACCAACGAATTCCCCACAAAAGCATCACCAGCAAGGCCGCTCTTCACCGACATGGCGTGAACCGCCCGCCCAGCCGTGACAGCCAACAGGGCAGCACAGGCCTTGAAAACATAAGGCAAGGTGTACTGGTCGGGGAAGAAGAATCCTCCTTCCAGGACGTGGACATAGAAATGGAGGGCCTCCTTCATGAAGCCGTTCTGAGTATAGCCCTTAAGCATGGCGTTGCAGAGGACGAGGTCAGGATGTTGGGTGCCTCTGAAAAGAAGGTATGCGTAGTCCATGGCGCCTGAAACAGCACAGGCTCCCACCATCTTGGTGACCAAAACGACGTCTTGGTTTAGGCCGCCGCGGAGCAGCTTGGCATGAATCTGCTTGAGCTGCCTTAGCGCAAGACGCTTCTTGAGGAGGGGGGAAAGGTGTCTCTCATCATATAATCGTGGCAGGTGGTTGCCCTTGACAGGCTCAGATACCAAAACTGATACTGCCATCGATGCCATTTTTTgggaagagaaaatgaaaactggTTCCTCATCATCAGCGTCTAGAAGTTCTTTCACTCTGTGACGTGTGGTGGGAGTGCAAGCATCAGAATGATTGCAGAAAACTACCGTGGTGTGTCTGGGCAGGttctttttccctctccttTGAAGAGATCCtttggttttgttttaaaagCGCTTTTTAACTTGTCTTTCCTGTGGGAAGATTTTTCTTCGTTTCCTTGTAAGATGAATCACATTTTCCAGGCATGCATTTTGCGGAGATTTACTAGGAAATTATGCTTTTTGGTAGTGTTTACCATGTCTTAATTCTAATTGTTCATGAATGTAAGAACCTTTTTCTAGCTTATTTGACCCAAAAAATTTACAAGTCTCACTACTCGAAGTAGCATTTCACAATGTTGTATTACAGTATCAGTGTTTGGAAACGGATGGCTTCAGAGAAGCATCTCACTACCACAATAGCATTTCACAATGTTGTAAGGTTGTATCAGCTTTTGGAGGTGGATAGCATTAGCACCTATGGGTCGCATAGAATTTggcttttttgttctttgtttttccgCTTTTCTCATACTCAAAACGATAAGAATAATCTAAGAGAATGTAAAAAGCCCAGAAAACAACATACTGGCCTTTTGCATTAGAGGGATTAATTGTGCCTCAGGAAAGTTTCTTGTTCGGGACTATCCTTTGTCTAtaatttggaaaaataaatactttttcaaaattttctaataAGGTCACAtttttcatacaaaaatatcaaatatgggTATGAAGTATACTTCAGTGTtaatttaagaaacaaaaaaaatgttcagTTGCAATTACTTATTTTCTCAATATTATCTTCGACAAACTTGCATTCTTACTCTCAGTTACTTGTATCAATCTGACAATCTCTAATATAACACCCAAAGAGTAAGAACGAAGAATGTGAATTAGTTATCAATCTGACAATCTCTAATATAACACCCAAAGAGTAAGAACGAAGAATGTGAATTAGTTATAGCAGGTAATATcgagaaaataaaaattgaagcTAATGACTTTTGTCCCTCAGCTTAACGGAAGTTTACTTTAATTCcctatttgatattttttcatgaagaagaTCTTATTGATAAAACTACAAAATGtgacttttttaaaattataggaAAAAAGTAGGTCCAAAATTGATAGTTTCCCAATAGGGGCTGATGAATAACTGGTTACATGAAACAGAGAGAATTCAGTTTCCTAGAAAGTTACATCTAGGAGCCGGCTGTTTCAACCTTTTCTATGTGAAAGAAATAATTTCGTATGATAGAAGAAGGGTGTTAAAGAGTGAGAAGGCTCACATTCATCAATGCGTCCCCTCTTTCCCATGTGAATGGATGTGAtcaaggaaaattttctttcaaaatatgTGCGCCACTGCGAGGCACCACACAAGAAAGGCGAAATTTCCTCCCAAAATCACAtgaatacaacaagaaaagggaaagataGACCCACCTGGATACATCTCAGGTTGGGACTACTTTCACTAGTAGAATTTCCACGTAGAGAAATTTCCCCCGTTTCCTATGGGAGAATTCCTCCTGTTCCCGTTTGTATGTTAGATGATCTGCTTGAATTGTTACATAGGTTTGGAACTTGGAAGCTCTATGAGCTTTCCTGTTCcacaaaaattttaacaacagCAAATATATTATCCAACAAATTTTTCCACACTTTTCATATGCACCTTTACATATCCTACCATCTTTCCAACTTCCAATCTTTCCACTCATTTGCAAATCTGAAAGACATTACATTATTTCTCACATGAATGTGATAGATGACGTTGTAAATTCCTCCTCAGAATATGTAAAATAGATTCTCGCCTTCATTATTTGTTGCaatagaaaatggaagagaagagatATGCTACTAAATGTAAATTTCTCCTAGTGTCATGATCAATCCCTCAAATATGGCTGACATCAACCTACCCTATAGTTTTAATTCATCATCCAAAAATGACTATTTATCAGGACAGGAGAGCAACAAAATACTCCAGGTAAGCAGAGTTTCCCACCACCTAGTAGAAGGCCAAAGCCTCCACCCAACCCAATAGAAGTAGcatttcacaaaataaaatcaTAAGGTACAAGGCCTGCTTTCGGTGTGTCGAGATGCTACT contains these protein-coding regions:
- the LOC116254967 gene encoding pentatricopeptide repeat-containing protein At1g08070, chloroplastic-like, translated to MASMAVSVLVSEPVKGNHLPRLYDERHLSPLLKKRLALRQLKQIHAKLLRGGLNQDVVLVTKMVGACAVSGAMDYAYLLFRGTQHPDLVLCNAMLKGYTQNGFMKEALHFYVHVLEGGFFFPDQYTLPYVFKACAALLAVTAGRAVHAMSVKSGLAGDAFVGNSLVDFYAKCGDVDSALCAFCRIEEPNPISWNILIGSFVSSGDMVSARKLFDEMPERDVASWNTMLSGYAKAGDLVEARRVFEQMPERNLVSWNAMIAAYAQNGKGEHALMVFSQMVGSSVSPGVATMLTVMSIVSNMSNSDNVNWVVDLAARSEFANSVSILTAIVNLHAKFGRIDDAYRVFSGIHDKDTVCYNAMIGGFTQNQEPSRALELFRRMQSEAIEPDAMTMVSVLSACAQLGALGLGEWVHNYVERNGIPMDVYLGTALVDMYARCGDVDSSWRVFIKMPQRDVATWNAMIRGLAMHGHGNGALQLFLQMEIEGYSPNYITFVALLSACSHEGLVSHGFSIFNSMKAKYGIMPGIEHYGCMVDLLGRAKHLAEAREFIEKMPIEPDSAIWAALLSACRFHQNLELAKEATEKLIALNPSHDGNYVLLSNIYAKAGKWEDVARMRESMRSQGVRKTPGCSAVEIGDSVYEFTAGDRSHPQWAEIYAKWNELAKQLKPMGYSPDTGTVLRGILDEEEKEQALYRHSEKLAVSFALITTKPGTPIRIVKNLRICVDCHRAFELISLLLGREITIRDRNRFHHFREGHCSCRGYW